In Pyricularia oryzae 70-15 chromosome 2, whole genome shotgun sequence, one genomic interval encodes:
- a CDS encoding homoserine O-acetyltransferase, which yields MVICHALTGSADVADWWGPLLGGPGRAFDTSRFFIVCMNSLGSPYGTASPVTAKDGDPSLGQYGPEFPLTTIRDDVNLHKMLLDDLGVKQVAAVVGGSLGGMFVLEWAYFGKDYVRCVVPIATSSRHSAWGISWGEAQRQSIYADPKYNDGYYPFSDPPSTGLGAARMSALLTYRSRNSFEARFGRNIPDPSRRQTIRERPRPSTPSEAHFHIHNDGHNISRDGLSRHNSNGQGSKAANTGANPTATPAVAQAAAEERSMDPQFHGPEKKESLTGGDAVPTSTYFSAQSYLRYQGEKFVKRFDSNCYIAMTRKLDTHDVSRSRAPSIANALAMIEQPTLVLGIESDGLFTFAEQEEIAEHVPNARLEKIDSPEGHDAFLLQFEQVNRYTLEFLREVLPDIMEKDGDGSSETVESSVGQLTKSSTFGEAEVDDITAW from the exons ATGGTCATATGCCATGCCCTGACAGGAAGCGCCGATGTTGCCGACTGGTGGGGTCCGCTGTTGGGCGGCCCTGGTCGTGCCTTTGACACCTCGAGGTTCTTCATCGTTTGTATGAACAGTCTGGGAAGCCCATATGGCACGGCCAGCCCGGTTACGGCCAAGGATGGTGACCCGAGCCTGGGCCAGTACGGCCCGGAATTCCCCCTTACTACGATTCGCGATGACGTGAA CTTGCACAAGATGCTACTGGACGACCTTGGTGTCAAGCAAGTAGCCGCAGTCGTCGGTGGATCTCTGGGAGGCATGTTCGTTCTGGAGTGGGCTTACTTTGGAAAAGACTACGTTCGCTGCGTCGTCCCAATAGCCACTTCTAGCCGTCATAGTGCTTGGGGAATCAGCTGGGGCGAGGCACAACGGCAGAGCATTTACGCGGACCCCAAATACAATGACGGTTACTACCCTTTCTCGGATCCTCCGTCTACCGGGCTCGGAGCCGCTCGTATGTCGGCACTGCTGACTTACCGAAGCCGGAACTCCTTTGAGGCCCGTTTCGGTCGGAACATCCCCGATCCATCCCGGCGCCAAACAATAAGAGAACGGCCCCGACCCAGCACGCCATCTGAGGCTCACTTCCACATCCATAACGACGGCCACAACATATCCCGGGATGGCCTATCCCGGCACAACAGCAATGGCCAGGGGAGCAAGGCAGCGAATACCGGCGCCAATCCTACCGCCACCCCTGCCGTGGCGCAAGCGGCTGCCGAGGAGCGATCAATGGATCCCCAGTTCCACGGCCcggaaaagaaggaaagtCTCACCGGTGGAGATGCCGTACCGACCTCAACCTACTTCTCCGCGCAATCATACCTGCGATACCAAGGCGAGAAGTTCGTCAAGCGTTTTGATAGCAACTGCTACATTGCTATGACTCGAAAGCTCGACACGCACGACGTGTCGCGTAGCCGTGCCCCGTCGATTGCCAATGCGCTGGCCATGATTGAGCAGCCCACATTAGTTCTGGGAATCGAGAGCGACGGGCTCTTCACCTTTGCAGAGCAGGAGGAGATAGCTGAGCACGTCCCCAACGCGCGACTAGAGAAGATTGACAGCCCGGAGGGACACGACGCCTTTTTGCTGCAGTTCGAACAGGTCAATCGCTACACCCTCGAGTTCTTGCGGGAAGTGCTTCCAGACATCATGGAGAAGGATGGCGATGGCAGCTCAGAGACAGTGGAGAGTTCGGTGGGACAGCTTACCAAGTCCAGCACCTTTGGCGAGGCGGAGGTCGATGATATTACGGCTTGGTAG